In the genome of Aedes aegypti strain LVP_AGWG chromosome 2, AaegL5.0 Primary Assembly, whole genome shotgun sequence, the window catagtagcctggattactttgatctattctacccgccaggagcaccactgttgcctgccgagcagtttgttaagcatgcaaaatgcaaacccagtttaggattaagaatagcaatttattcttaagtcctatcaaaatgtggtcttcagcaaagttgtagctgaaaggatttcacatgagcagaggttgttcacttttccataaagtattatgtcgaagagatagaggcctgaacacaaaaagttggcgttttccatagtaatctccatataaacttcaaatggcgtgtgcacagttaaatttcttccgaatcacttcaaactttgggaggatgctatttaccataaataaaatcgtttaagcataggggagcaaacatttcaaaatttgcatcagtttattgcacacgctttccagactcgtCAAAATGCACATGGAAATATTATcctatttgaaatatttacaccCAAGTTGTGGGTGTTTTCCTAggcagagtgcatattgttttcctctaaggtccacaaccacatctacactacccaagtaaccagtaagcactaTAAAGCGGCACGTttacagcattatatgcgcatatagggtaatcatttgatgcatgccagttttatatacgcatataatgctattataatgccagaaaaggcgaaatagcgtgcctttatagtgccaagatataaccgtgcttctctgcaccactaatgctgatataagaccacgtgagaaacgtcagttgttttcgccaggttttcagggcgaatattttgtgctttcgcctacgcagccagagagctttcgcgtatgcggccaagcagctggtacacgaggtaaataaatgaatgaatgaaaacggaaacctctaaaagtatgcaaaaaatgtaataaaatgatacagatagtacttctccgtatcagacatattcgttttggtagttttcatccttttgaggatttgcaattgccacattttgatcctcgttttatgataatgaaattcctcattttgcgtctcgaacctgcgacacccgtattgttgagtttttgtcctgctcctttgctcctacggccacataagatgaatagtattggaaagaaaagtgaccaatttaattcatcacttttccccgtcataaaacctgcaattgtagtagtgagaagatttatgtttgactccgtcttaccactatatgcaaacacaaagcacgaggtatatctgtcaaaacactggatggcatttaaacatgctctgtattcgaatataaagccaatatagtgcttatttaaagcctatatgcatcaggcttagaagcattaatgatgctgtaatagggtttctatgcagcggaagtgctgttataaggtgtgtaagcatttgtggtgctattataatgcatgtacgcatctatgatgctgattaagggcttattattagtgcttatggttacttgggatggttacttgggtagggcACGCATACCATTGACCGTGATAACCACTACCACCATATAGCTACCAAAAATTTCTATCAGACTCAAGAATCGACTTAAAagatgcaataatcaatcagtttattgcttttcgaCACTTGGTCCGCTCAGTCTGCatagaaattgttgcaatttctgaccaacACATCCATACATGGTAAATGTCAGAAATCAAAACCAGATGCATCGAACTATGTATTTTGGGAttgtctgagatttcttacgcgccatatgatttattattaattttcatgtaaaaaaatcttATCTGAGGAGCCGGGGGTTGTTAAAAAACCCAGAAAAATGTttaacgtaataaatggacagccgCAAAGGGCCACATTAGTTGTTTGGCTAtaggcttattcacaaatttcataacgctgaagggggtgggtgggtgttccaACGaagttacggctcatacaaaatttgtagaatattcatacaaaaagtgttatgaGGGAATGAGTCGGTTTCAAAAATGGtgatttttggcgttatgaaatttgtgaatgaaccgtTTGTATGTTGAGAATGCGGAGCTGCAACAAACTGTGTTTCCATGCGTACTGTGGCGTACAAAACAAGACACGTGTCAAGCGCTATAATAAATTCTAGGGGAAAAGAATCGTTTCTTTCTTTTTACGGTCTGATCCGAGCTGATTAAAGAACCGACTTTCACCAAAAAAAGAGCCATGGATCACTCGTTCTTCTGAGTGATTCGGATCTTTTGGACGactccgattctttttgcccatctttATTACTTACCTAGATGATTTTTCAGTCCTCCAAGCTTTAACACTTGCAGATTAAACTTCCTTTTCCTAGTAAATGGTACAATTAAAACATGTGTTTGTGTTTGCACCTGATATCTTGGATATTTAATGCTTACTAGCGCAgcattcggaaatattcaaaatcatttgCTCTTTACTAGACAGAACTTGATTCAACGAACATGTATCCTGGAGATACAATACAAAAATGTACGAAAACAacttaaattaattttaaaggttttttctTTTTGCCAAATTACCATACGAACGAACTTTTGTATTTACAaacatacgatttctctcttcTTTTCAGATAGCTTGCCTCATTCTCGCATGCCTCCCCTTGTGTCATTCGTCCTTACTCGATGAACCTCGCAGCGGTAACCACCGAAGGAACGACGACAGCATGGTTCGTATGGCAGGCTCAAAGCTATTGGCACGACTGCTACTGCTAATTTCGTCGGTCACGTTGGTCTCCCTGCTGGCGCTGACCCGGTGCGGCCTCGGCGGACTCATCGCCACAGAAAACGGATTTTCCAACGGAGGCAGTGCTTCCCTTGGAGAACGTAGCGGTGCTCCGCAAGCTTTCGTCGGTGGCGATGAAGAGTACGCTGCTGGGCCCAACTCTGGGGCTCGAGAGTCTTCCGCTGCGCTACCTGCGGCAAGTCGTTTCACGAATGATGAACAGCAAAATGGGTATCTGCAGATGTTGCAACAACGCGAAGAGGAAAATCTCAAAGAGGTAGCGAAGCTTACGGCTGAGATCAAGGCACTCAAGCTGCAGATCTTGCAGCTGAAGAATGTTCAACCGGTTGAGCTGCTTCCAAATGGGACTGGGTTAACCAGCGGTGGAATATTGAATTCTCCGCAAACGCCTACCATTCACGATTGTTCGGCGTTCATTCGACGTCAGGTCGGATCGGCGGAGATCCTTCATGGGCTTCCATTGAACAACGAGTATGAGTTGATCCCGTTCAATCACTTCACGTTCAGCCGGGTTTACCCGATCGAGTTGGGGTTGGGGAAACGCGTAGTTGAGAAGCCAATTGGGTATAAGCGTAGGGATATTCTAGGGGCGTTGAATAAAGCGATCGAGACGCTGAATCGGAATATAACCACAAACATGATGAAGTATACACTGGATGACTTTACGGAGGGTATCTACCGGAATGAGCCCACCACGGGAACGCAATACGAGCTCTACTTTCGCACGAAGGAAGTCAACAAGAGTGCGTCATCCAGTGGGCAACATCATGATCACGGCAACCATGGTACGACCAAGCTGATCGTGATGCGACCGTTCGCACCGCTGCAGACGATCCAGATGGAGGCCTTTCCGAAGCAGCAGGAAAAGGAACTGATCCATATCATATTGCCTTTGTCCGGGCGAACGTCGACGTTCCAGAGTTTTATGGACAAATACGTCAAGATCGCGCTGAAGCACGACAAGCGGGTGCACCTAACGGTGATCTACTTCGGCGAGGACGGCTTGTCGGAGGCGCGGTCGATCATGAGCCGGGTGATCGGCATGAAGAACTCTGGTGGGAATTCGTCCAATTTGAAGCTGCTGGCGTTGAACGAAACGTTCTCGAGGGGTGAGTTGTTTGGCGGATTGGTTTGGAATGTCGGGATGGTGACCTGTGTTTGTTTGTTCTTTTATTCGACAGCTAAAGCCCTGCGAGTTGGTGCTGAAAAGGTGTGGAGCAGCAATGTAAATAAGGACAAGGACGTGCTGCTGTTCATGTGTGATGTAGATATAGTATTTAGCGCTAAATTCTTAGATAGATGCCGTTGGAACGCCAAACCGAACCGGAAGGTTTGCAATTTCAATCTTATCAACAATGAGCTTGACattgagaaatgtttttcttttgtcgTAACTGACAGGTTTACTACCCGGTGGTGTTCAGCTTGTACAATCCTCATGTGGTGTACACGTTGCAGGGCAAGGAAGTGCCTCCGGAAACGGATCAGCTGCTCATCTCGAAGGACTCCGGCTTCTGGCGAGATTTTGGCTATGGCATGACTTGCCAGTATCGGTCCGATTTTCTCAAGGTGCGAGGTTTCGATGAGGAGATTATCGGTTGGGGAGGTGAAGACGTGATGCTGTACCGGAAGTACGTACGATCTCACATCAAAGTTATCCGGGCGACGGATCCGGGTATATTTCACATCTGGCATCCGAAGATTTGTACAGGTGTGTCGGCGGGACAAAAGCTTTCTGTCGATCAGTACCGAGCTTGTATCCGATCGAGAGCGTTGAATGAAGCGTCCCATGCGCAGTTGGGATTCCTGGCCTTCCGGGACGATATCGTGGCAAACGAGGGTAAGATATTGAGTGGAATGAAGCTCGGGAACTCGAGCAAGGTGGGTCATAAAGTTAGTAAAAGTGGTAGCGGCGGTGGCAATAAAACGAGTAAAGACTCGGACAAGAAGCTTACAACGACAGATcacaataagaaaaatacatGATCTTTCATGATACAGCATCAGGAAAGCATTTGGCGCATTGAATTCTAGGTTAGACCATCTTAGTAGGACCAAAAGTTGCAGCTAGTAATGTAGGTGAAGCGCGACATAGGTTTAAAACTAAATTCCTGATGTTCGTAAAACGACATAGTCAAAACTTCTGATCTTCACCGATCGCAACGATCTTTAGTTGACATTGAGTTTTCAAAAGAAACCAACTGTACATAAATAGAACAATAATATTTCCCCTTCCTAGTCATTAGGATTCCAATTGAAATAAAGACTTTTAGATCAAATTGAGGAACGAATAAGAACCTAGCAGAATGCTCAACTTTTTGAATAGAACCAGAT includes:
- the LOC5578232 gene encoding chondroitin sulfate N-acetylgalactosaminyltransferase 1, with amino-acid sequence MVRMAGSKLLARLLLLISSVTLVSLLALTRCGLGGLIATENGFSNGGSASLGERSGAPQAFVGGDEEYAAGPNSGARESSAALPAASRFTNDEQQNGYLQMLQQREEENLKEVAKLTAEIKALKLQILQLKNVQPVELLPNGTGLTSGGILNSPQTPTIHDCSAFIRRQVGSAEILHGLPLNNEYELIPFNHFTFSRVYPIELGLGKRVVEKPIGYKRRDILGALNKAIETLNRNITTNMMKYTLDDFTEGIYRNEPTTGTQYELYFRTKEVNKSASSSGQHHDHGNHGTTKLIVMRPFAPLQTIQMEAFPKQQEKELIHIILPLSGRTSTFQSFMDKYVKIALKHDKRVHLTVIYFGEDGLSEARSIMSRVIGMKNSGGNSSNLKLLALNETFSRAKALRVGAEKVWSSNVNKDKDVLLFMCDVDIVFSAKFLDRCRWNAKPNRKVYYPVVFSLYNPHVVYTLQGKEVPPETDQLLISKDSGFWRDFGYGMTCQYRSDFLKVRGFDEEIIGWGGEDVMLYRKYVRSHIKVIRATDPGIFHIWHPKICTGVSAGQKLSVDQYRACIRSRALNEASHAQLGFLAFRDDIVANEGKILSGMKLGNSSKVGHKVSKSGSGGGNKTSKDSDKKLTTTDHNKKNT